The region GATCTGGCGGCGGCGGGCATCGAGGTGGTCCTGACTGACCCTGGGCACCTGTCGATGTTGCCAGTCGGCGCCCCGGAAATCCAATCAGTACGTACGGATTGATGGATTCCACTTTGGAGTGATCTTGGGCCCGCCGGCTCGAACCGAGCGGTCCTCCCAACTACGGTGGCGCACCGTGAAGGACATCCGGCTGGGGCTGCTCCCGCAGGTGGGCGACGTGCGGCGGGGCATCGACCTGATCGACCTGGTCCGGCTCGCGCACTACGACCACGTCGACCCGGACGGCCCGGAGGGGTTGCGCGCCGCCGAGCGCCGGGCGACCGCGATCGTGGCGTTCGACACGTTGGCGGTGCCGGCGTTGCTCCAGACACCGGCGTACGCGCTGGTCCAGGGCACGGACCCGGAGCGGCGCGAGGTGCTGTGCCGGCACCTGCCGCCGGCGTGCGAGTTCTTCGTGCACGAGACCGCGCTGCACGCGTGGTCGGGCGACCCGGCGGTGCTGGCCGGGCAGCTGCGCGCGCTCGCGTCCTCGAACGCCCGCCTGGTGCCGTTCGCGGCGGGCGGGCGCCCGGAGTTCCGGCACTCGTTCACCCTGCTGGAGTTCGCGGTGGGCGGGCCCGCCGTGCACGTGGAGTCGCTGTCCGAGCGGCACGACGTGGTGGCGCGCTACCAGGCGGCGGCGGGCGTCCTGCGGGAGTGCGCCCTCGACCAGGAGGAGTCGCGGCGGTCGTTCGCGTGCGCCGCGGACGTCATGGCCCGCGAGGCGGCCGAGGGGTGAGCGCCGACCGGTGCGAGCGGTAGCGCCGTCCTTGACAGTCGTCGGGGGCGGTGGTGTGATCCAGCGGACAGTTAGGAAAGTTTCCTTTCCAATACTGCCTCCGCCGCCGCCCGTGTGAACGCCCCTGACGACGTGGGAGGCATCCCGTGGCACCCAGACCGCTGTCCGCCGCACTCGCGGCCGCGACCGTGTTCGCCCTGCTCTCCGCACCCGGCACGGCCCTCGCCGCGCCCCCACAGCCCGCCGCCGACCATCCCTCCGCCGACCACCCCGCCGGCAGCCCGAGCACCCCGGGGAGCGCGTCGGAGGCCGTTCGCGTGGACCGGGGTGCGGGCATCACGGCCGTCCGGTACGAAGCCGAGTCCGCTGCGCTGGACCACGCCGCGGTCGAGTCCAACCACATCGGGTTCTCCGGCCCCGGTTTCGTCAACTTCGACAACGTCGCCGGCAGCCACGCCGAGTTCACCGTCACCGCCGACCGCGCCGGCCCCGCGACCCTGACCCTGCGCTACGCCAACGGCTCCGCCGCCGACCGCCCGATGGGCCTCGCGGTCAACGGCACGGCCGCCGGCGACCGCCCGTTCGCCGCGACCGGCGGGTGGACCACCTGGCAGTCGGTCACCGCCCCGGTCACGCTCGTCGCGGGCGCGAACCGCGTCCGGCTCACCTCGGCGACCGGGACCGGCGGCCCCAACCTCGACCACCTCGAACTGGAGCAGGCCGCCACCGACTACCAGGCCGAGTCGGCCGCGCTGGACCGGGCCGCAGTCGAGTCCGACCACGCCGGCTTCACCGGCACCGGGTTCGTCGACTACGACAACGTCGCCGGCAGCCGCGTCGACTACACCGTGACCGCCGACCGGGCCGGTCCGCACGCGCTGACCTTCCGCTACGCCAACGGAACCGACGTCGACCGGCCGCTGTCGGTCACCGTCGACGGCGGACAGGCGACCCCGGCCGCGTTCCCCGGCACGGGCGCGTGGACGACGTGGCGCGAGGTGACCGTCACCGCCACCCTCAAGGCGGGCCGGAACAGGATCCGGGCCGCCGCGACGACCGCGAACGGCGGCCCGAACGCCGACCGGCTGACCGTCGCGCCCACCGGCCCGGCCGACACCGAGGCCCCCGCGCCGCCGCCGAACCTGCGTGCCACCGGCAAGACCGCCACCACCACGTCGCTCGCCTGGGACGCCGCGACCGACAACGTCGGCGTGGTCGGCTACGACGTCTACCAGCACGGTCAGCTCATGAAGAGCGTGGACGGCGCGACCCTGGCCACCACGGTCGGCGGACTCGCCCCGGACACCGAGTACGACTGGACGGTGTTCGCCCGCGACGCCGCGCCGAACGTCTCCCCGGCGAGCAACAACGTCCTGGTCCGCACCGACCAGGCCCCGCCGGACGGCGAGGCGCCCAGCACCCCGGCGGACCTGCGCGCCACCGGCCGCACCGCGACCTCCGTCGACCTGGCGTGGACGGCCTCGACCGACAACGTCGGCGTCACCGGCTACCAGGTGTTCCGCGACGGCGCGCAGGCCGGCACCTCGGACGGCCCGGCCACCACGGTCGGCGGCCTCACCTCGGGCACCGCCTACCGGTTCACCGTCCGGGCCCGCGACGCGGCGGGCAACCTGTCCCCGTTCGGCAACGAGGTCACCGCGACGCCCGGCGGTTCGGGTCCGGCCGGCGTGCCGAACCCGGGCGCGGTCACCACGATCCTCAGCGGCACCGACGTGCCGTGGGGCCTGGCGTTCCTGCCGGACGGCTCGGCGCTGCTCACCGAACGCGAGACCTTCACCGTCTACAAGCTCTCCGAAACGGGCACGCGCACCAACCTGGGCAAGGTGCCCGGCGCGCAGAACACCAACGGTGAGGGCGGTGTGCTCGGCATCGAGGTCTCGCCGACGTTCGCCTCGGACGGGTACGTGTTCATCTACCACACGGCCGCTGCGGGCAACCAGCTCGTGCGCGCCAAGCTGACCGGCACCACCCTCGGCGGCTGGACGACGTTGCTGTCCGGTGTGCCCAAGTCCCGCTACCACAACGGCGGGCGGCTGCGGTTCAGCCCGGACGGCAAGCACCTGTTCGTCTCCACGGGCGACGCGCAGAACAAGGCCAACGCGCAGAACCTGAACACCAACGCGGGCAAGATCCTCCGGCTCGACCCCGACGGGTCGATCCCGGCCGACAACCCCTACCCCGGCAAGGCGGTGTGGAGCTTCGGCCACCGCAACGTGCAGGGTTTGGACTTCGACTCGCAGGGCCGGCTCTGGGCCTCGGAGTTCGGCGACTCCACGACCGACGAGGTGAACCTCATCCAGAAGGCGGGCAACTTCGGCTGGCCGGACTGCGAGGGCACCTCGGGCGGCGGGTGCGCCGGGACGATCGCGCCGAAGAAGAGCTGGTCCACGTCGGTCGCCTCGCCCAGCGGCCTGACCATCGTCAACGACCACGTCTTCGTCGCCACGACGGTGGGTCAGCGGATCTACCGGATGCGCATCGACCCGTCGGCGAACCTGGTGGACCAGCAGGTGTACTTCCAAGGCACCTACAACCGGTTGCGCACGGTCGAGGTGGACCGCGACGGCGACCTCTGGCTGACCACGTCGACCGACAAGGACGGCACCGCGAACAACGACCGCGTGCTGCACATCGACGTGGTCTACGCGGGCGGGTTCTCGTTGACCAGCTCCGCGTTCGCCGACAACGCGATGATCCCGGCCAAGCACACGTGCGCCGGTGACGGCACCGCGGGCCAGGACCCGTCGCCGCCGCTGGCGTGGACCGGGGCGAGCGGCGCCAAGGGGTACGCGGTGGTGTTCGCGGACCGGGCGGACAACGGCACCAAGCTGCACTGGGCGATCTGGGACATCCCTGCGTCGGCCAGGTCGTTGCCGGAGAACCTGGGCGCGGGCTTCGCGGTGCCGGGGCAGGGCGGCGCGAAGCAGAAGGCCATGGGCAGCGGCGCGAACGCGCAGAAGTACTTCGGGCCGTGTCCGGGCGGGTCGACCAACCCGTACACGTTCACGTTGTACGCCTTGAACACCGCGACCGTGCCGGGGTTGTCGTCGTCCTCGACGATGGCTCAGGTGGAGACCGCGATCAAGAACGCGAGCACCGCGAACACCGTGCTGCGCGGTCGTTCCAACGCCTCGACGTGACCGACGGGCGTGCGGCGGTGCTCTCGGGTCCCGCCGCACGTCCGGTCCGGACAACTTGGTGGGCCGCGCCCGGTCCGGTGATCGCGCGTCGTGCGGGGCCGGCGCGCGGCCGTCCGTCCGCACCGCCGTTGCTCTACTTGCAGTAAGTTACCGGTCGGTCAACTCGTGGTCGGGGTCGTCCCGGGTCGTCCGGTGTGTCCGGAACGGACCCGCCGACCTGCGGTGACGACAACTTGTCGTTGATCCGTAAGGGTTTTGTAGGCGTGCGACTGTCGGTCCCCCCGTGTAGCGTCGAATCGACCCAAGGATGATCACGGGGAGTGTGCAAATTGACTGCATTACGTAACGCTCCGGCACAGGGGCCGACCCCGGCGGTGTTCCGAGACCGTGCCGAAGCCGAGGCGTACGTCGCCTCGGTGTGCTTCAAGCACGGGCCCCCGAGACTGCTCGGCGTCGAACTGGAATGGACCGTCCACCACCGGGACGACCCGGCGAAACCGCTCGACGCAAGCGTGCTCGCCGCGGCCCTGGGCAAGCACGCACCACCGACCCTCGTCCCGGACAGCCCGCAGCACCCGCTGCCCGGCGGCACGCCGCTCACCGTCGAGCCGGGCGGCCAGGTCGAGATCTCCACCCCGCCGAGCGGCTCGCTCACCGAGCTGCTCAAGACCGTCAGCGCGGACATCGACCACCTCACCGGCCTGCTGGAACCCGCGGGCCTGGTCCTCGGTCAGCGCGGTGCCGACCCGCACCGCCCCCCACGTCGAATGCTCCAGGTGCCCCGCTACGCCGCCATGGAGCACGCCTTCGCCCCGGTCGGGCCCGAGGGCATCACGATGATGTGCAGCACCGCCGGGCTCCAGGTGTGCCTGGACTTCGGCCACGAGACCGACCTCGCCACCCGCTGGGCCGCCGTGCACGCGCTGGGACCCGTGCTCAACGCGCTGTTCGCGAACTCGCCCGGCGTCGGCGGCCGGCGCACCGACTGGGCCAGCGCCCGGATGCGCTCCCTCTACGCCACCGACCCCGTGCGCACGCGGCCCGCCGCCGTGTGCGCGGACCCGGCGTCGGCGTGGGCGCGGCGGGTGGTGGACGCCCCGGTGATCGTGGTCCGAAGACCGGGCAACAGCTGGCTGCCACCGCGCCGCCTGACCTTCGCCGAGTGGATCGACGGGGCGCTGGAGACGCGGCCCACGGCCGATGACCTCGACTACCACATGTCGCTGCAGTTCCCACCGGTGCGCCCGCGCGGGTACGTGGAGGTCCGGTACCTCGACACCCCGCCGGACGGGGCCTGGCTGCCGCCCGTCGTGCTGATGGCCGCCCTGTTCAGCGACCGGTCCGTGGTGGACGCGGCGCTGGCGGCCACCGCGACCGCGACCGGCCGCTGGCTGGCCGCCGCGCGCTACGGCCTGGCCGACCCGGTGCTCGCCCGCGCGGCGCGCGACGTGGTCGCCCTGGGCTGCACGGCGCTGCGCAACACCGACCTGTCCGTCGGGCAGACCGACGCCATCGTCGAGGACCTGCACCGCACGCTCGCCGAGAAGACCGCTGAGAATGCCGGAGGGGGCCGTTCATGACCAGCATCGACAACAACACCGGTGTCGAACGCATCCGGGACCACGTCGCCGCGCAGCTCACCAGGGCGCGGCGGCGCAGCCAGTCGCTCACCGACGCCGTGGACGAGCACGACCTGGTGCGCCAGCACTCCAAGCTGATGTCCCCGCTGGTGTGGGACTACGCCCACATCGGCAACCAGGAGGAGCTCTGGCTGGTCCGCGACGTCGGCGGGCGCGAGCCGGTGCGCCAGGACATCGACGAGCTCTACGACGCGTTCAAGCACGCCCGGTCCACCCGCCCGGAGCTGCCGCTGCTCGGTCCCGCCGAAGCCCGCCGGTACGTGGGCGAGGTGCGGGACAAGGTGTTCGACGTGCTGGAGACCAGTCCGCTGGAGGGCCGCAGGCTGCTCGCCGGCGGGTTCGCGTTCGGCATGATCGTGCAGCACGAGCAGCAGCACGACGAGACCATGCTGGCCACCCACCAGCTCCGCGCCGGCCCGCCCGTGCTCGACGCCCCCGCGCCGCCGCGCGGCGGACCGGTCGGCCCGGCCGAGGTGCTGGTGCCGGGCGGCCCGTTCACCATGGGCACGTCGACCGAGGCGTGGGCGCTGGACAACGAGCGCCCAGCGCACCAGGCGCACACCGCGCCGTTCTTCATCGACACCGCGCCGGTCACCAACGGCGCGTACGTCGCGTTCGTGGAGGACGGTGGCTACGCGGACCGTCGTTGGTGGTCCGAGGCGGGCTGGGCGCACGTCCGCAAGGCACCCCTGGTCGCTCCCCGGTTCTGGGAGAAGCAGGGGGATCAGTGGTACCGGACGGCGTTCGGCGTGACCGCTCCGCTCGACCCGGACCAGCCCGTCGTGCACGTCTGCTTCCACGAGGCGGAGGCGTACGCGAAGTGGGCCGGCCGCCGGCTGCCGACCGAGGTGGAGTGGGAGAAGGCGGCCCGCCACGACCCGGCGAGCGGCCGGTCCCGGCGCTACCCGTGGGGCGACGACGAGCCGACCGAGGCGCACGCCAACCTGGGCCAGCGGCACCTGTCGCCGGCACCGGTCGGCGCGTACCCGGCGGGCGCGTCGCCGCTGGGCGTGCACCAGCTCATCGGTGACGTGTGGGAGTGGACCAGCTCGGACTTCCGCGGTTACGGCGGGTTCGAGGTGTTCCCGTACGCCGAGTACTCGCAGGTGTTCTTCGGACCCGACTACAAGGTGCTGCGCGGCGGCTCGTTCGGCACCGACGAGTCCGCGGTGCGCTCGACGTTCCGCAACTGGGACTACCCGATCAGGCGGCAGATCTTCGCCGGGTTCCGCTGCGCGCGGGACGCGGCACCGGGCGAACTGGGCTGACGTGTGCCGCCACCTGGGTTACCTCGGCCCCGCCGTGCCCATCGCGGCCCTGGTGCACGACCCGCCGCACTCGTTGCTGCGCCAGTCGTACGCACCGCGGGACATGCGCGGCGGCGGCACGGTGAACGTGGACGGCTACGGCGTGGGCTGGTACCCCGCGCCGGGCGGCCCCGCGCTGCGCTACCGGCGCACCGGGACGCTCTGGTCGGACGAGAACCTGGCGGCGCTGAGCCGGGTCGTCGTCTCCGGCGCGGTGCTCGCGGCGGTCCGGTCGGCCACCACCGGGATGCCGGTGGTGGAGACCGCGTGCGCCCCGTTCACCGACGGCACGTGGCTGTTCAGCCACAACGGCCGGGTCACCGGCTGGCCCGGCTCGGTCGCCGACCTGGCCAAGTCGCTGCCGGTCACCGACCTGCTCACGTTGGACGCGCCCACCGACTCCGCCCTGCTGTGGGCGCTGCTCCGGGCGCGCCTGGTCACCGCACCGCCGGCCGCCGCGCTGGCGTCCGTGGTGTCCGAAGTGGCCGCCGCGGCCCCCGGCTCGCGGCTGAACCTGTTGCTCACCAACGGATCCGTGCTCGTCGGCACGACCTGGACGCACGCCCTGTGGGTGCGTTCCGGTGACGGCGCGGTGACCGTTTCCTCCGAGCCGCTGGACGACGACCCGCGCTGGCGGGAAGTGCCCGACCGGCACGTCGTCACCGCCGCCCTCTCCCCAGACAACGCGATCACCGTGGACGTTCAACCGATAGGACGATAGATGACCGAGCCAGTGCTGGACGTGCACCTGACTCCGGAGGACGCGGTGGTCGCGCTCCGGGCCGAGGCGAAAGCGGGCCTCACGGCGCGGCCGAAGTGGGTCTCGCCGAAGTGGTTCTACGACGCCGTGGGCAGCGACCTGTTCGAGGAGATCACCAAGCTGCCCGAGTACTACCCGACCCGCGCCGAGCGGGAGATCCTGCTCGCCCGCGCCGGCGAGATCGCCGCGACCACCGGGGCGCACGCCCTGGTGGAGCTGGGCTCCGGCTCGTCGGAGAAGACCAGGCTGCTGCTCGACGCGCTGCGCGAGCACGGGACGCTGCGCGAGTTCGTGCCGCTGGACGTGTCGGCGAGCGCGCTCACCGAGGCGGCCCGGCAGATCCTGGCCGACTACCCCGGGCTGGCGGTGCACGGTGTCGTCGGCGACTTCACCGAGCACCTGGGCCTGCTGCCGGGCTCGTCGCCGCGGCTGGTGGCGTTCCTCGGCGGGACCATCGGCAACCTGATCCCCGAGGAGCGCGACAAGTTCCTCGCCTCCGTGCGGGACGTGCTGGAGCCGGGGGAGTGGCTGCTGCTGGGCACCGACCTGGTCAAGGACCCCGAGGTGCTGGTGCGCGCCTACGACGACGCGCGCGGGGTCACCGCGGAGTTCAACCGGAACGTGCTGCGGGTGCTCAACCGCGAGTTGGGCGCGGACCTCGACCCGCTGGCGTTCCGGCACGTGGCGCTGTGGAACGCCGACCAGGAGTGGATCGAGATGCGGCTGCGGGCGGTGCGCGCGGTGCGGGCGCACGTGGCCGCGCTGGAGCTCGACGTCGAGTTCGCCGAGGGCGAGGAGCTGCGGACCGAAGTGTCGGCGAAGTTCCGGCGGGAGGGCGTGGAGCGGGAGCTGACCGCCGCCGGCTTCGAGCTGCACCGCTGGTGGACCGACTCGGAAGGGAGGTTCGCCCTGTCACTCGCCCGGGTCGTGGGCTGACCCAGCGTGAAGAAATCATCCGTTCTGCGGGTGTTTTACGACCTGTGCGGGTGAGAGCCTCGCGCGACGACGCCGTGGCAGTGCGAACGAGGGGCGGCGTCGCAGACGTGAGGAGCGCTACCCGTGAAGCTTGGAAGCAGAGCGCTGGTCGTCGCGATGGTCCTGGGCACCGCCGTGTCCGGCCTCGTGGCGACCGGCGCGGCCGTCGCCGAACAGGGCCAGGGCGCGTCGCCGGTGCAGTGGAGCAAGTGCGCCGACGACGTGCTGGCCGAGATCCCCGCCGCGCAGCGGGAACGCGTGACCTGCGCGAACCACCCCGTGCCGCTGGACCACCGCAAGCCGCGCGGTGAGAAGATCACCATCGCCCTGATGAAGGCGCCCGCGACCGACCAGGCCACCAAGGTCGGCTCGCTGTTCATCAACCCCGGCGGCCCCGGCGGGGCCGGCCTGATCTACTCCGCGTACGGCACGTCGTTCTTCCAGCCGGAGGTCATGAAGCGGTTCGACCTGATCGGGTTCGACCCGCGCGGCGTGGGCCGCAGCGCGCCGCTGCGCTGCTTCAAGACCCAGGAGGAGGCCGACGACGTCTTCGGCCGCATCTCCTCGGCACCGGTCACCCGCACCGAGATCCGCGACACCACGAAGGCCACCGAGGAGTACACGGCCGCGTGCAAGCGCACCGCCGGCCCGCTGCTCCAGCACATGTCCACCGAGGACGTGGCGCGTGACCTGGACCTGCTGCGGCAGGGCGTGGGCGACAAGGCGCTGACCTTCGTCGGCTTCTCCTACGGCACGCTGCTCGGCGCGACCTACGCCAACGTGTTCCCGCAGAAGTCCCGCGCCCTGGTGCTGGACGGCAACGTGGACCCGGCGCTGCGCACGTCCAACGGCGCCGAGTACGACCGGCAGCGCGCGCAGGGCTTCGAACTCGCGCTCGACGCGTTCCTCAAGCGCTGCGTCGCCGAAGGCGCGAAGTGCGCCTACAGCGACGGTGACCCGCGCGCCAAGTTCGACCAGGTGCGCGACTCGCTGCGCGAGAAGCCGGTCACCCTGGCCTCCGGCGAGGTGGTCACCTACCAGAGCTACGTCGGCCGGGTGAGCGGCGACCTGTACAGCATCCCCCGCCTGAAGCCGCTGGCCGCCTGGTTGCAGGCCGTCTACGGCGCGGTGAACCCGTCCGCCGCGCTCGCCGTGCAGGACACCCCCGTGCTGGAGGCCCCGCTGGCCAACAAGAACGGCATGGCGGACGTCAACGCGGGGGTCGTGGGCGACGCCGAGTACCTGTCCGACGACTCGTACTACGGCGTGAACTGCACCGACAAGCCGTTCCTCCGGATCCCGGGGCTGTTCCCGGTGGTCGCGGCGAAGTGGGAGCGCGAGTCGCCCACGTTCGGTCGCCAGCAGGCCGCGTCCGACCTGCTGACCTGCCCGACGTGGCCGGTCCGCCACCCCGACCGCTGGGCGGGCCCGTGGAACAAGCGGACGCCGAACCCGGTCGTCGTGGTGGGCAACTACTACGACCCGGCGACGCAGTACAAGTTCTCGCAGCGGATGGCGCGTCAGCTCGGCAACGCGCGGCTGATCACCGTCGACGCGTTCGGGCACTGCATCCTCGGCAAGAGCACGGGTGCCGACACCCTGGTGACCGACTACCTGGTGAACCTGAAGGCCCCGGCCGACGGGCAGGTCTTCCAGTCCAACACCCAGCCGTTCTAGCCCGTCCGGGTGCGGCTGTCCCGGGCGACCGCGACAGCCGCACCCACCAGGACCACCAGTTCCGGACGTCCCGGCACGTACCAGGCCGCGACCAGGTAGCCGACCGCCGTGGCGGCGACCAGCAGGTCCCGCGTCCGCCACGCCCACAACACCAGCCCGACCACGACGACGGTCGCGAGGGCGCGGGCCTCGTGCACCCCCGGGTCGGGGCCGATGCCCACCACGGCCACGGCGCTCAGCTCGTGGCTTGACAACTCCATGACGCTGCGCCGGTGGACT is a window of Saccharothrix espanaensis DSM 44229 DNA encoding:
- a CDS encoding alpha/beta hydrolase; this encodes MVLGTAVSGLVATGAAVAEQGQGASPVQWSKCADDVLAEIPAAQRERVTCANHPVPLDHRKPRGEKITIALMKAPATDQATKVGSLFINPGGPGGAGLIYSAYGTSFFQPEVMKRFDLIGFDPRGVGRSAPLRCFKTQEEADDVFGRISSAPVTRTEIRDTTKATEEYTAACKRTAGPLLQHMSTEDVARDLDLLRQGVGDKALTFVGFSYGTLLGATYANVFPQKSRALVLDGNVDPALRTSNGAEYDRQRAQGFELALDAFLKRCVAEGAKCAYSDGDPRAKFDQVRDSLREKPVTLASGEVVTYQSYVGRVSGDLYSIPRLKPLAAWLQAVYGAVNPSAALAVQDTPVLEAPLANKNGMADVNAGVVGDAEYLSDDSYYGVNCTDKPFLRIPGLFPVVAAKWERESPTFGRQQAASDLLTCPTWPVRHPDRWAGPWNKRTPNPVVVVGNYYDPATQYKFSQRMARQLGNARLITVDAFGHCILGKSTGADTLVTDYLVNLKAPADGQVFQSNTQPF
- the egtC gene encoding ergothioneine biosynthesis protein EgtC, translated to MCRHLGYLGPAVPIAALVHDPPHSLLRQSYAPRDMRGGGTVNVDGYGVGWYPAPGGPALRYRRTGTLWSDENLAALSRVVVSGAVLAAVRSATTGMPVVETACAPFTDGTWLFSHNGRVTGWPGSVADLAKSLPVTDLLTLDAPTDSALLWALLRARLVTAPPAAALASVVSEVAAAAPGSRLNLLLTNGSVLVGTTWTHALWVRSGDGAVTVSSEPLDDDPRWREVPDRHVVTAALSPDNAITVDVQPIGR
- the egtD gene encoding L-histidine N(alpha)-methyltransferase, whose protein sequence is MTEPVLDVHLTPEDAVVALRAEAKAGLTARPKWVSPKWFYDAVGSDLFEEITKLPEYYPTRAEREILLARAGEIAATTGAHALVELGSGSSEKTRLLLDALREHGTLREFVPLDVSASALTEAARQILADYPGLAVHGVVGDFTEHLGLLPGSSPRLVAFLGGTIGNLIPEERDKFLASVRDVLEPGEWLLLGTDLVKDPEVLVRAYDDARGVTAEFNRNVLRVLNRELGADLDPLAFRHVALWNADQEWIEMRLRAVRAVRAHVAALELDVEFAEGEELRTEVSAKFRREGVERELTAAGFELHRWWTDSEGRFALSLARVVG
- a CDS encoding PQQ-dependent sugar dehydrogenase, encoding MAPRPLSAALAAATVFALLSAPGTALAAPPQPAADHPSADHPAGSPSTPGSASEAVRVDRGAGITAVRYEAESAALDHAAVESNHIGFSGPGFVNFDNVAGSHAEFTVTADRAGPATLTLRYANGSAADRPMGLAVNGTAAGDRPFAATGGWTTWQSVTAPVTLVAGANRVRLTSATGTGGPNLDHLELEQAATDYQAESAALDRAAVESDHAGFTGTGFVDYDNVAGSRVDYTVTADRAGPHALTFRYANGTDVDRPLSVTVDGGQATPAAFPGTGAWTTWREVTVTATLKAGRNRIRAAATTANGGPNADRLTVAPTGPADTEAPAPPPNLRATGKTATTTSLAWDAATDNVGVVGYDVYQHGQLMKSVDGATLATTVGGLAPDTEYDWTVFARDAAPNVSPASNNVLVRTDQAPPDGEAPSTPADLRATGRTATSVDLAWTASTDNVGVTGYQVFRDGAQAGTSDGPATTVGGLTSGTAYRFTVRARDAAGNLSPFGNEVTATPGGSGPAGVPNPGAVTTILSGTDVPWGLAFLPDGSALLTERETFTVYKLSETGTRTNLGKVPGAQNTNGEGGVLGIEVSPTFASDGYVFIYHTAAAGNQLVRAKLTGTTLGGWTTLLSGVPKSRYHNGGRLRFSPDGKHLFVSTGDAQNKANAQNLNTNAGKILRLDPDGSIPADNPYPGKAVWSFGHRNVQGLDFDSQGRLWASEFGDSTTDEVNLIQKAGNFGWPDCEGTSGGGCAGTIAPKKSWSTSVASPSGLTIVNDHVFVATTVGQRIYRMRIDPSANLVDQQVYFQGTYNRLRTVEVDRDGDLWLTTSTDKDGTANNDRVLHIDVVYAGGFSLTSSAFADNAMIPAKHTCAGDGTAGQDPSPPLAWTGASGAKGYAVVFADRADNGTKLHWAIWDIPASARSLPENLGAGFAVPGQGGAKQKAMGSGANAQKYFGPCPGGSTNPYTFTLYALNTATVPGLSSSSTMAQVETAIKNASTANTVLRGRSNAST
- a CDS encoding glutamate-cysteine ligase family protein; this encodes MFRDRAEAEAYVASVCFKHGPPRLLGVELEWTVHHRDDPAKPLDASVLAAALGKHAPPTLVPDSPQHPLPGGTPLTVEPGGQVEISTPPSGSLTELLKTVSADIDHLTGLLEPAGLVLGQRGADPHRPPRRMLQVPRYAAMEHAFAPVGPEGITMMCSTAGLQVCLDFGHETDLATRWAAVHALGPVLNALFANSPGVGGRRTDWASARMRSLYATDPVRTRPAAVCADPASAWARRVVDAPVIVVRRPGNSWLPPRRLTFAEWIDGALETRPTADDLDYHMSLQFPPVRPRGYVEVRYLDTPPDGAWLPPVVLMAALFSDRSVVDAALAATATATGRWLAAARYGLADPVLARAARDVVALGCTALRNTDLSVGQTDAIVEDLHRTLAEKTAENAGGGRS
- the egtB gene encoding ergothioneine biosynthesis protein EgtB codes for the protein MTSIDNNTGVERIRDHVAAQLTRARRRSQSLTDAVDEHDLVRQHSKLMSPLVWDYAHIGNQEELWLVRDVGGREPVRQDIDELYDAFKHARSTRPELPLLGPAEARRYVGEVRDKVFDVLETSPLEGRRLLAGGFAFGMIVQHEQQHDETMLATHQLRAGPPVLDAPAPPRGGPVGPAEVLVPGGPFTMGTSTEAWALDNERPAHQAHTAPFFIDTAPVTNGAYVAFVEDGGYADRRWWSEAGWAHVRKAPLVAPRFWEKQGDQWYRTAFGVTAPLDPDQPVVHVCFHEAEAYAKWAGRRLPTEVEWEKAARHDPASGRSRRYPWGDDEPTEAHANLGQRHLSPAPVGAYPAGASPLGVHQLIGDVWEWTSSDFRGYGGFEVFPYAEYSQVFFGPDYKVLRGGSFGTDESAVRSTFRNWDYPIRRQIFAGFRCARDAAPGELG
- a CDS encoding DUF5753 domain-containing protein — translated: MKDIRLGLLPQVGDVRRGIDLIDLVRLAHYDHVDPDGPEGLRAAERRATAIVAFDTLAVPALLQTPAYALVQGTDPERREVLCRHLPPACEFFVHETALHAWSGDPAVLAGQLRALASSNARLVPFAAGGRPEFRHSFTLLEFAVGGPAVHVESLSERHDVVARYQAAAGVLRECALDQEESRRSFACAADVMAREAAEG